The following are from one region of the Canis lupus baileyi chromosome 25, mCanLup2.hap1, whole genome shotgun sequence genome:
- the GSG1 gene encoding germ cell-specific gene 1 protein isoform X2, translating into MSNPSQLTQNVCLTQKMEFSKGSSGQRTLLSAILNMLSLSLSTTSLLSNSWFVGTQKVPKPVCGKGLATECFDVPVPLDGSSTDASSQEVVQYSWEAGDDRFSFHAFWSGMWLSCEEIVEEPGERCRTFNELTPPTEREILWLSLGAQFFSIGLEFVSFLLLLTDLLFTGNPGYGLKLSAFAAISSVLSGLLGMVAHMMYSQVFQATANLGPEDWRPHAWNYGWAFYVAWVSFTCCMASAVTTFNTYTKLVLEFKCKHSKSFKGKLSFPPHHHQCSLQHLSCAAHTGGTLTSYHQYHNQPIRSVSEGVDFYSELHRKGFQQGLSRGLKEEVAGSSVEEELC; encoded by the exons ATGAGCAATCCCTCTCAACTGACTCAAAATGTTTGTCTCACCCAGAAG ATGGAGTTCTCGAAGGGCTCCTCTGGTCAACGGACACTCCTATCTGCCATCCTCAACATGCTATCACTCAGCCTCTCCACAACATCCCTGCTCAGCAACTCCTGGTTTGTGGGCACACAGAAGGTGCCCAAGCCCGTGTGCGGAAAAGGTCTGGCAACCGAGTGCTTTGACGTGCCGGTGCCCTTGGATGGGAGCAGCACCGACGCATCATCCCAGGAGGTGGTGCAATacagctgggaggctggggatgacCGCTTCTCCTTCCATGCCTTCTGGAGCGGCATGTGGCTATCCTGTGAGGAAATTGTGGAAGAACCAG GGGAGAGGTGCCGAACTTTCAATGAACTCACACCACCAACCGAGAGAG AGATCCTATGGTTATCACTGGGAGCCCAGTTCTTCTCCATCGGACTTGAATTCGTCAGCTTCCTCCTGCTGCTAACGGACCTGCTGTTCACTGGGAACCCGGGCTACGGGCTCAAGCTGAGTGCCTTCGCGGCAATTTCCTCTGTCTTGTCAG GCCTTCTGGGGATGGTGGCCCATATGATGTATTCACAAGTCTTCCAGGCAACTGCCAACTTGGGTCCAGAAGACTGGAGGCCACATGCTTGGAATTATGGCTGGGCCTTCTA CGTGGCCTGGGTTTCCTTCACCTGCTGCATGGCATCAGCAGTCACCACCTTCAACACATACACCAAGCTGGTGCTGGAGTTCAAGTGTAAGCACAGTAAGAGCTTCAAAGGAAAGCTGAGCTTCCCGCCGCACCACCACCAGTGTTCCCTTCAGCATCTGTCATGCGCGGCCCACACGGGGGGTACTTTGACCAGCTACCACCAGTACCACAATCAGCCCATCCGCTCTGTCTCTGAAGGAGTTGACTTCTACTCAGAGCTACACCGCAAGGGATTCCAACAAGGACTTAGCCGGGGACTAAAGGAAGAGGTGGCAGGGTCATCTGTAGAGGAAGAATTGTGTTAG
- the GSG1 gene encoding germ cell-specific gene 1 protein isoform X3, with translation MSNPSQLTQNVCLTQKMEFSKGSSGQRTLLSAILNMLSLSLSTTSLLSNSWFVGTQKVPKPVCGKGLATECFDVPVPLDGSSTDASSQEVVQYSWEAGDDRFSFHAFWSGMWLSCEEIVEEPGERCRTFNELTPPTERGEKGLLEFATLQGPCHPTLRFGGKQLMEKAFLPHPPLGLVAKILWLSLGAQFFSIGLEFVSFLLLLTDLLFTGNPGYGLKLSAFAAISSVLSGLLGMVAHMMYSQVFQATANLGPEDWRPHAWNYGWAFYPGICRPNGWTIRPHLFFPHLLWRYREDPSGLFCPVFPKQQL, from the exons ATGAGCAATCCCTCTCAACTGACTCAAAATGTTTGTCTCACCCAGAAG ATGGAGTTCTCGAAGGGCTCCTCTGGTCAACGGACACTCCTATCTGCCATCCTCAACATGCTATCACTCAGCCTCTCCACAACATCCCTGCTCAGCAACTCCTGGTTTGTGGGCACACAGAAGGTGCCCAAGCCCGTGTGCGGAAAAGGTCTGGCAACCGAGTGCTTTGACGTGCCGGTGCCCTTGGATGGGAGCAGCACCGACGCATCATCCCAGGAGGTGGTGCAATacagctgggaggctggggatgacCGCTTCTCCTTCCATGCCTTCTGGAGCGGCATGTGGCTATCCTGTGAGGAAATTGTGGAAGAACCAG GGGAGAGGTGCCGAACTTTCAATGAACTCACACCACCAACCGAGAGAGGTGAGAAAGGACTACTGGAGTTTGCCACGTTGCAAGGCCCATGTCACCCCACTCTCCGATTTGGAGGGAAGCAGTTGATGGAGAAGgctttcctcccccaccctcccttgGGGCTTGTGGCAA AGATCCTATGGTTATCACTGGGAGCCCAGTTCTTCTCCATCGGACTTGAATTCGTCAGCTTCCTCCTGCTGCTAACGGACCTGCTGTTCACTGGGAACCCGGGCTACGGGCTCAAGCTGAGTGCCTTCGCGGCAATTTCCTCTGTCTTGTCAG GCCTTCTGGGGATGGTGGCCCATATGATGTATTCACAAGTCTTCCAGGCAACTGCCAACTTGGGTCCAGAAGACTGGAGGCCACATGCTTGGAATTATGGCTGGGCCTTCTA CCCAGGAATCTGTCGACCCAATGGCTGGACCATCAGGCCACACCTGTTCTTTCCCCACCTCCTGTGGAGGTACAGAGAAGATCCTTCTGGCTTGTTTTGTCCAGTCTTTCCAAAGCAACAACTGTAG
- the GSG1 gene encoding germ cell-specific gene 1 protein isoform X1: MSNPSQLTQNVCLTQKMEFSKGSSGQRTLLSAILNMLSLSLSTTSLLSNSWFVGTQKVPKPVCGKGLATECFDVPVPLDGSSTDASSQEVVQYSWEAGDDRFSFHAFWSGMWLSCEEIVEEPGERCRTFNELTPPTERGEKGLLEFATLQGPCHPTLRFGGKQLMEKAFLPHPPLGLVAKILWLSLGAQFFSIGLEFVSFLLLLTDLLFTGNPGYGLKLSAFAAISSVLSGLLGMVAHMMYSQVFQATANLGPEDWRPHAWNYGWAFYVAWVSFTCCMASAVTTFNTYTKLVLEFKCKHSKSFKGKLSFPPHHHQCSLQHLSCAAHTGGTLTSYHQYHNQPIRSVSEGVDFYSELHRKGFQQGLSRGLKEEVAGSSVEEELC, from the exons ATGAGCAATCCCTCTCAACTGACTCAAAATGTTTGTCTCACCCAGAAG ATGGAGTTCTCGAAGGGCTCCTCTGGTCAACGGACACTCCTATCTGCCATCCTCAACATGCTATCACTCAGCCTCTCCACAACATCCCTGCTCAGCAACTCCTGGTTTGTGGGCACACAGAAGGTGCCCAAGCCCGTGTGCGGAAAAGGTCTGGCAACCGAGTGCTTTGACGTGCCGGTGCCCTTGGATGGGAGCAGCACCGACGCATCATCCCAGGAGGTGGTGCAATacagctgggaggctggggatgacCGCTTCTCCTTCCATGCCTTCTGGAGCGGCATGTGGCTATCCTGTGAGGAAATTGTGGAAGAACCAG GGGAGAGGTGCCGAACTTTCAATGAACTCACACCACCAACCGAGAGAGGTGAGAAAGGACTACTGGAGTTTGCCACGTTGCAAGGCCCATGTCACCCCACTCTCCGATTTGGAGGGAAGCAGTTGATGGAGAAGgctttcctcccccaccctcccttgGGGCTTGTGGCAA AGATCCTATGGTTATCACTGGGAGCCCAGTTCTTCTCCATCGGACTTGAATTCGTCAGCTTCCTCCTGCTGCTAACGGACCTGCTGTTCACTGGGAACCCGGGCTACGGGCTCAAGCTGAGTGCCTTCGCGGCAATTTCCTCTGTCTTGTCAG GCCTTCTGGGGATGGTGGCCCATATGATGTATTCACAAGTCTTCCAGGCAACTGCCAACTTGGGTCCAGAAGACTGGAGGCCACATGCTTGGAATTATGGCTGGGCCTTCTA CGTGGCCTGGGTTTCCTTCACCTGCTGCATGGCATCAGCAGTCACCACCTTCAACACATACACCAAGCTGGTGCTGGAGTTCAAGTGTAAGCACAGTAAGAGCTTCAAAGGAAAGCTGAGCTTCCCGCCGCACCACCACCAGTGTTCCCTTCAGCATCTGTCATGCGCGGCCCACACGGGGGGTACTTTGACCAGCTACCACCAGTACCACAATCAGCCCATCCGCTCTGTCTCTGAAGGAGTTGACTTCTACTCAGAGCTACACCGCAAGGGATTCCAACAAGGACTTAGCCGGGGACTAAAGGAAGAGGTGGCAGGGTCATCTGTAGAGGAAGAATTGTGTTAG